The Planctomicrobium piriforme genome includes a window with the following:
- a CDS encoding c-type cytochrome — translation MRTWFSLSAILLLAVGCQKPEFTHRPEFHELESYAQTYASDLMLAYFGTPTEMVVWDRLPLKQNLATGEVEQATTEGGVTKLVFKETEPHQEITPGTELLWMSGELAGKPSAWIAEWDEKTHTATLQGPLATLPAAGTEVVIGPGQVLVRGRHLYAEHCQHCHGVSGDGAGATAQYLNPLPRDYRKGIFKFTLTQASERACRDDLVRVIEDGIPGTYMPSFKLLSPDEMQSIVEYVLWLSMRGETEYQIVRFLSNDYSKKAVAERVNAGLEEKKSGAEDFETAEKIRAEFYELANDPEEFGFEIDSGIQRMVAQWKAAQLPTALVVPKEKWKAADAASIERGRKLYLSSDLSCAACHGDAGFGDGPQTYSITRDLDTGKENAKPGLYDVWGHPIVPRNLHQGIFRGGRRPIDVYARLSAGIKGTPMPAFGNKLKDQDLWDLVNYIYSVPFETEAAGAGTQKAQTAPAQKEVAANE, via the coding sequence GTGAGAACCTGGTTTTCCTTGAGTGCGATCCTGCTGCTGGCCGTTGGTTGCCAGAAGCCGGAATTCACGCATCGTCCCGAGTTCCATGAACTGGAAAGCTACGCCCAGACCTACGCCAGCGACCTCATGCTGGCTTACTTCGGCACCCCGACCGAGATGGTCGTCTGGGACCGACTGCCGCTGAAGCAAAATTTGGCGACGGGCGAAGTTGAACAGGCGACGACTGAAGGGGGCGTGACCAAACTCGTTTTCAAAGAGACTGAGCCGCACCAGGAAATCACCCCAGGCACCGAGCTGCTCTGGATGTCAGGTGAACTGGCCGGCAAGCCGAGCGCCTGGATTGCCGAATGGGACGAGAAGACTCACACCGCCACCTTGCAGGGTCCGCTCGCAACGTTACCTGCAGCCGGTACGGAAGTGGTCATCGGCCCCGGCCAGGTGCTGGTCCGCGGACGGCATCTCTACGCCGAACATTGCCAGCACTGCCACGGCGTCAGCGGCGATGGCGCCGGCGCGACGGCTCAATATCTCAATCCTCTCCCACGCGATTACCGCAAGGGGATCTTTAAGTTCACGCTCACTCAGGCGTCCGAGCGGGCCTGTCGCGATGACCTCGTTCGCGTCATCGAAGACGGCATTCCAGGCACCTACATGCCGTCGTTCAAACTGCTCTCTCCAGATGAAATGCAGTCGATCGTCGAGTATGTCCTGTGGCTTTCGATGCGCGGGGAAACCGAATATCAGATCGTGCGGTTCCTCTCGAACGATTACTCAAAAAAGGCGGTCGCCGAACGGGTGAACGCCGGTCTCGAAGAAAAGAAGTCCGGAGCGGAAGACTTCGAAACCGCCGAGAAGATTCGTGCTGAGTTTTATGAACTCGCCAACGATCCCGAGGAATTCGGCTTCGAGATAGATTCCGGGATTCAGCGGATGGTCGCCCAGTGGAAAGCGGCCCAGTTGCCGACGGCACTGGTTGTTCCCAAAGAGAAATGGAAAGCGGCCGACGCAGCATCGATCGAGCGCGGCCGCAAGCTGTACCTGTCGAGCGATCTGAGTTGTGCCGCCTGCCACGGCGATGCCGGATTCGGCGACGGGCCGCAGACCTACTCCATCACACGCGATCTGGATACCGGTAAAGAGAACGCCAAGCCTGGCCTGTATGACGTCTGGGGGCACCCGATTGTCCCGCGAAACCTGCACCAGGGAATTTTCCGCGGCGGTCGCCGACCCATCGATGTTTACGCGCGTCTGTCGGCCGGGATCAAAGGGACGCCGATGCCGGCCTTCGGCAACAAGTTGAAAGATCAGGATCTCTGGGATCTCGTCAATTACATTTACAGCGTTCCGTTCGAGACGGAAGCAGCGGGAGCCGGCACGCAGAAAGCACAGACAGCGCCGGCTCAAAAAGAAGTGGCGGCGAATGAATAG
- a CDS encoding cytochrome c oxidase subunit II, with the protein MKWFWCIFFMIWPVLAIAVCLLAPSQGWWFPGESASPLGRRIDSLFYIILWITTVVFIGTQVALGYVLFKGAKRTEPGSQEKAWYSHGRHELEVIWSVVPAIVLLFIALYQMDVWAEFRVKDAFPRKRMEDVLTRLKQVRTSRDTLALAEVSGRQFEWRIRYPGFDANGNLLPLMPDPQPTDLYSVNDLHLPAGAPVMINLKSQDVQHSFFLPELRIKQDAVPGLVIPVWFEADTPRTFQLLCAELCGWGHYKMAANFVADTEENFLKYLKDLQQKQNYDGIPTQPATGVD; encoded by the coding sequence GTGAAGTGGTTCTGGTGCATCTTTTTCATGATCTGGCCGGTACTGGCGATCGCGGTCTGCCTGCTGGCCCCGTCACAGGGCTGGTGGTTCCCGGGCGAATCCGCTTCGCCGCTGGGACGCCGGATTGACAGTCTGTTCTACATCATTCTGTGGATCACCACGGTGGTCTTCATCGGCACTCAGGTGGCGCTCGGTTATGTGCTCTTTAAAGGGGCGAAGCGGACCGAACCCGGCTCGCAGGAAAAGGCCTGGTACTCACATGGGCGGCACGAACTCGAAGTGATCTGGAGCGTCGTCCCCGCCATCGTGCTGCTGTTCATCGCCCTCTACCAGATGGATGTCTGGGCGGAATTTCGGGTGAAGGACGCCTTTCCCCGCAAGAGAATGGAAGATGTGCTGACCCGACTCAAACAGGTCCGCACCAGCCGCGATACCCTCGCACTCGCTGAAGTCTCTGGCCGTCAGTTCGAATGGCGGATTCGCTATCCCGGTTTCGATGCGAACGGCAACCTGTTGCCGCTCATGCCTGATCCGCAGCCGACAGATTTGTACTCCGTTAACGACCTGCATCTCCCGGCCGGCGCGCCGGTGATGATTAACCTCAAGTCGCAGGACGTGCAGCACTCGTTCTTTCTACCAGAGTTACGCATCAAGCAGGACGCGGTGCCGGGCCTGGTCATCCCCGTCTGGTTTGAAGCAGATACTCCCCGCACGTTCCAGTTGCTCTGCGCCGAACTGTGCGGTTGGGGCCACTACAAAATGGCGGCGAATTTTGTCGCCGATACGGAAGAGAACTTCCTCAAGTACCTCAAAGACCTGCAGCAAAAACAGAACTACGACGGGATTCCCACTCAGCCGGCGACGGGCGTCGACTGA
- a CDS encoding cytochrome c oxidase subunit I, which produces MSSITLPHAAAHEQPADRDNHLALLKQVFWFSTDHKVIGIQFLLTTMVMLMVGGALALGIRWQLAFPWEQMPIFGQLIAKNIAAGGQITPEFYTMLFTMHATIMIFLVIIPVLAGAFGNFLIPLMIGADDMAFPLLNALSYWFMWPAIVCFGLAMGLGGEASGVRGGLNAGAAQGWTSYPLLSALPQAAPGAEAAQFWWLLGVTFVGVSSMMGSVNYMTTIINMRAPGMTLFRMPLTIWAMFITAILQAFALPVLTAAGFMLISDRSLGTGFFKPSGIVVNNADPTIGGGQPLLWQHLFWFYSHPAVYIMLLPAMGMVSDMLACMCRKPIFGYKPMVYSMAAIAGLGFVVWGHHMFTSGMNPALGMTFMISTVMIALPSAVKVFNWIGTIWGGRPEFNTVFLNCVAFVSMFIVGGLSGIFMAAVPVDVYFHDTYFIVAHFHYVLFGATLFGVFAAIHFWYPKMFGRMMNEPAGKLHFLLTFIGFNGTFFPMHLLGIGGMPRRYANPYLYPYLEHLLPMNQLMTVCAILMGFAQFLLIGNFILSWFSRRPSGRNPWHANGLEWMAPSPPGHGNFDIPPICFRGPYEYSNPSHGEDYWPQWEPPTGVPKKDSAGH; this is translated from the coding sequence GTGAGTTCCATCACCCTGCCACACGCCGCCGCTCACGAACAACCCGCCGATCGGGACAACCATCTGGCGCTGCTCAAGCAGGTCTTCTGGTTTTCGACCGATCACAAGGTGATCGGCATCCAGTTCCTGCTGACGACCATGGTCATGCTGATGGTCGGCGGAGCGCTGGCGCTCGGGATTCGCTGGCAGTTGGCGTTCCCCTGGGAACAGATGCCGATCTTCGGACAACTGATCGCCAAGAACATCGCCGCGGGAGGACAGATCACTCCCGAGTTCTACACCATGCTGTTCACCATGCATGCGACGATCATGATCTTCCTCGTGATCATTCCTGTGCTGGCGGGGGCCTTTGGCAACTTTCTGATCCCGCTGATGATCGGCGCGGACGACATGGCGTTTCCCCTACTGAACGCTTTGAGCTACTGGTTCATGTGGCCGGCGATTGTCTGCTTCGGACTGGCAATGGGCCTTGGCGGTGAAGCCAGCGGAGTGCGCGGCGGTCTGAATGCCGGTGCGGCACAGGGGTGGACATCCTATCCGCTGCTCTCGGCGTTGCCGCAGGCTGCACCAGGGGCTGAAGCCGCCCAGTTCTGGTGGCTGCTGGGAGTGACGTTCGTCGGCGTCTCGTCGATGATGGGTTCGGTCAACTACATGACCACGATCATCAACATGCGGGCGCCGGGGATGACCTTGTTCCGCATGCCCCTGACCATCTGGGCGATGTTCATCACGGCGATTCTGCAGGCATTCGCGCTGCCAGTGCTGACCGCCGCAGGCTTCATGTTGATTTCCGACCGTTCGCTGGGAACCGGGTTCTTCAAACCGTCAGGGATCGTCGTCAACAACGCCGATCCAACGATCGGCGGCGGACAGCCGCTGCTCTGGCAGCACCTGTTCTGGTTCTACTCGCATCCGGCGGTGTACATCATGCTGCTGCCGGCGATGGGCATGGTGTCGGACATGCTCGCCTGCATGTGCCGTAAGCCGATCTTCGGCTACAAGCCGATGGTGTACTCGATGGCCGCGATTGCCGGACTCGGCTTCGTGGTCTGGGGACACCACATGTTCACGTCGGGCATGAATCCCGCGCTTGGCATGACCTTCATGATTTCGACAGTGATGATCGCGTTGCCCTCTGCGGTCAAGGTCTTCAACTGGATCGGCACCATCTGGGGGGGCCGGCCCGAGTTCAACACCGTCTTCCTGAACTGCGTAGCGTTCGTCTCGATGTTCATCGTCGGCGGACTCTCAGGCATCTTCATGGCAGCGGTGCCGGTCGACGTTTACTTCCACGATACCTACTTCATCGTCGCCCACTTCCACTATGTGCTGTTCGGCGCGACGCTCTTCGGAGTCTTCGCCGCCATCCACTTCTGGTATCCGAAAATGTTCGGCCGGATGATGAACGAGCCCGCTGGCAAACTGCACTTTCTGCTGACGTTCATCGGCTTCAACGGCACGTTTTTCCCGATGCACCTGCTGGGAATCGGCGGGATGCCCCGACGCTATGCTAACCCGTACTTGTATCCGTATCTCGAACATCTGCTGCCGATGAATCAGTTGATGACCGTCTGTGCGATCCTGATGGGCTTCGCCCAATTCCTCCTGATCGGCAACTTCATCCTGAGTTGGTTCTCACGCCGCCCGTCAGGCCGCAATCCGTGGCACGCGAACGGCCTCGAATGGATGGCCCCGTCTCCCCCCGGCCATGGCAATTTCGACATCCCCCCCATCTGCTTCCGCGGCCCGTACGAATACTCAAATCCGAGCCACGGAGAAGACTACTGGCCGCAATGGGAACCGCCGACGGGGGTGCCGAAGAAGGATTCGGCGGGGCATTAA
- a CDS encoding COX15/CtaA family protein, whose amino-acid sequence MTNDKSPHLLNRISKVEVLLALVTLTFGALTTSKNAGMAFADWPTSDGYLMVTYPWLRDFSVNWDKFLEHGHRLAGMVIGMWSILLVVMAFRLESRVWVKRLAVGILLGVICQGLLGGFRVQLNDRGLAMLHGIFAAIVFSLMGTMVAVTSPQWRNAGEWRTIRSLTTVKRLSVAIVILVLMQYILGSLVRHQGTSLHEHLGLGLLVMLVIAANAVAAARLGPGWLRRSAFTLLGITVLQVAFGLLTWVVKFGLPAVGYVAIADSTQQLLVRTVHMVWGTVTLLAAVVNMLKVYRVAAVSAVAVRADADVPSPASTLIASGGRP is encoded by the coding sequence ATGACAAATGACAAATCCCCCCACCTGCTCAACCGCATCTCCAAGGTAGAGGTTCTCCTCGCCTTGGTGACTCTCACGTTCGGCGCTCTCACCACCTCGAAGAACGCCGGGATGGCGTTCGCCGATTGGCCGACCAGCGATGGCTACCTGATGGTCACCTACCCGTGGCTGCGGGATTTCTCCGTGAATTGGGACAAGTTTCTCGAGCACGGGCACCGCTTGGCCGGCATGGTCATCGGCATGTGGTCGATCCTGTTGGTAGTCATGGCTTTCCGGCTCGAATCCCGCGTCTGGGTGAAGCGGCTGGCCGTCGGAATTCTGCTGGGCGTGATCTGCCAGGGGCTGCTCGGCGGCTTTCGGGTCCAGCTCAATGACCGGGGTCTGGCGATGCTGCACGGAATTTTCGCGGCAATCGTATTCTCGCTGATGGGAACGATGGTCGCGGTGACGAGTCCGCAATGGCGGAACGCCGGGGAATGGAGGACGATACGTTCCCTCACGACGGTCAAACGGCTGTCGGTCGCAATCGTCATCCTCGTGCTGATGCAGTACATCCTCGGAAGTCTGGTTCGCCATCAGGGCACCAGCCTGCACGAGCATCTGGGGCTGGGTCTGCTGGTGATGTTGGTGATCGCGGCGAATGCGGTTGCGGCGGCGCGTCTGGGTCCAGGCTGGCTGCGGCGTTCGGCGTTCACGCTGCTGGGAATTACGGTGCTGCAGGTCGCCTTCGGCCTGCTCACCTGGGTCGTGAAGTTTGGTTTGCCTGCGGTCGGATATGTCGCGATTGCGGACTCGACCCAGCAGTTGCTGGTGCGAACGGTTCACATGGTCTGGGGAACAGTCACCTTGTTGGCGGCAGTAGTGAACATGCTCAAAGTTTACAGAGTGGCGGCCGTCTCAGCGGTCGCGGTGCGTGCTGACGCCGATGTGCCGTCGCCCGCTTCGACCTTGATTGCCAGCGGAGGCCGCCCATGA
- the cyoE gene encoding heme o synthase — MNSLVTPLPRTTTADSAEAIDCVVPAARAGRLSAYFQLAKPRIALMVLLTVTVGYVIGSRGVWQPWPLLHACFGILLAVVASSSLNQLIERKTDARMPRTKSRPLPSARLSAFEVLVFALFCGVVSVVYLYFTVNPITAWLTLATIVLYALCYTPLKRYTSLCTVIGAVPGALPPVLGWAASGAPLDLGAFSLFAIMFVWQFPHFLAIAWLYRDQYEQAGLRMLPAEGRPGITGAISSGYALVLIPISLMPAQLGLTGDAYALVALVLGILYAWSAVLFQRSETRRCARRVLWTSLVYLPAILIALTLDHIRLMN; from the coding sequence ATGAACAGCCTTGTCACACCGCTTCCCCGCACAACGACCGCCGATTCGGCCGAAGCCATCGACTGCGTGGTTCCCGCCGCAAGGGCCGGGCGACTGTCCGCCTATTTCCAACTCGCCAAACCGCGCATCGCACTGATGGTGCTGCTGACCGTCACCGTCGGCTACGTCATCGGCAGCCGCGGCGTCTGGCAGCCGTGGCCGCTGCTGCACGCCTGCTTCGGCATTCTGCTGGCGGTTGTGGCTTCGAGTTCACTGAATCAACTGATCGAGCGCAAGACCGACGCCCGCATGCCACGAACAAAGTCGCGTCCGCTCCCTTCCGCCCGCTTGTCCGCGTTTGAAGTGCTGGTCTTCGCACTTTTCTGCGGAGTGGTTTCAGTCGTCTATCTGTACTTCACGGTCAACCCGATCACCGCCTGGCTGACGCTGGCAACGATCGTCCTGTACGCCCTGTGTTATACCCCGCTGAAGCGTTACACGTCGTTGTGTACGGTCATTGGCGCGGTTCCTGGTGCATTGCCGCCGGTGCTGGGCTGGGCCGCATCCGGCGCTCCGCTCGACCTCGGGGCCTTCAGTCTGTTTGCGATCATGTTCGTCTGGCAGTTCCCTCACTTTCTGGCGATTGCCTGGCTCTACCGCGACCAGTACGAACAGGCAGGCCTGCGGATGCTGCCAGCCGAAGGCCGGCCTGGTATCACCGGGGCGATTTCCTCAGGTTACGCACTCGTGCTGATTCCAATCAGCCTGATGCCGGCCCAACTCGGTCTCACCGGCGACGCGTATGCGTTGGTCGCACTCGTCCTGGGGATTCTGTACGCGTGGTCGGCCGTGCTGTTTCAACGATCAGAAACGCGGCGCTGTGCCCGTCGGGTGTTGTGGACTTCGCTCGTATATCTGCCCGCCATACTGATCGCATTGACGCTGGACCACATTCGGCTGATGAACTAG
- a CDS encoding cytochrome c oxidase subunit 3, protein MNHGASSHAAGQHTSTLKMGLPISNGKLGLWLFLGTEIMFFTAFIGTYIVLYFGSPGWPTDPDVTHIKIWAGGLNTFVLLTSSYFVVVAHESMAGGNYRRAWNFLAATFLCAVLFLGIKGVEYYGKYEHGILPGRMPESDLQAVRMFRDDWNRQLDLELNRLIPGEDPLHTKQNTLLAEIDKAEGSRKAELQSWSELFNAFSAYRNDVSANKVTLPAAQASLFELRNTGTFSLNGQEQSGVFANPTDLAALSGHAKKPHGKSAAHDDAAALLHLPKLEPGQAAIRTGTDNWQVVDAGKITAENFKYRQLLGDVHVRHPVLYGNLFASTYFLMTGFHAIHVIVGMILFAIVLIQGRRLSERWSNYVENSGLYWHFVDLVWIFLFPLLYIIPGNI, encoded by the coding sequence ATGAATCACGGCGCCAGTTCACATGCTGCCGGACAGCACACGTCGACCCTGAAAATGGGCCTTCCCATTTCCAACGGGAAGCTCGGCCTGTGGCTGTTCCTGGGCACCGAGATCATGTTTTTCACGGCCTTTATCGGCACATACATCGTGCTGTATTTCGGCTCGCCCGGTTGGCCCACCGATCCCGATGTCACGCACATCAAAATCTGGGCCGGCGGACTGAACACGTTCGTTCTGCTCACATCGAGCTACTTTGTCGTGGTCGCCCATGAATCGATGGCCGGGGGCAACTATCGCCGCGCCTGGAACTTTCTGGCCGCCACGTTTTTGTGCGCCGTGCTATTCCTCGGCATCAAGGGAGTCGAGTATTACGGCAAGTACGAACATGGGATCCTTCCGGGCCGCATGCCGGAATCTGATCTCCAGGCGGTCCGCATGTTTCGCGACGACTGGAACCGGCAGCTCGATCTGGAACTGAACCGTCTGATTCCCGGCGAAGATCCGCTGCACACCAAACAGAACACGCTGCTGGCCGAGATCGACAAAGCCGAAGGGAGCCGCAAGGCCGAATTGCAGAGCTGGTCCGAACTCTTCAACGCATTCTCCGCTTACCGCAACGATGTCTCCGCTAACAAGGTGACGCTGCCTGCCGCGCAGGCAAGTCTCTTCGAATTGCGAAATACCGGCACGTTCAGCTTGAATGGTCAGGAGCAGTCCGGCGTGTTCGCCAATCCGACCGATCTGGCCGCGCTGTCAGGGCACGCCAAAAAGCCGCATGGCAAATCAGCGGCACACGACGATGCCGCGGCTCTGCTGCATCTCCCCAAGCTCGAACCCGGTCAGGCCGCCATCCGCACCGGGACCGACAACTGGCAAGTCGTCGACGCCGGCAAAATCACCGCAGAGAACTTCAAGTACCGTCAGTTGCTGGGAGACGTTCACGTTCGCCATCCGGTGCTATATGGAAACCTGTTCGCATCCACCTACTTTTTGATGACCGGCTTCCACGCGATCCATGTGATCGTCGGGATGATCCTGTTTGCGATTGTCCTCATCCAGGGACGCCGGTTGAGTGAACGCTGGAGCAACTACGTCGAAAACAGCGGCCTGTACTGGCACTTCGTCGACCTGGTGTGGATCTTCCTGTTCCCGCTGCTGTACATCATCCCGGGGAATATTTAG
- a CDS encoding cytochrome C oxidase subunit IV family protein, producing MIHEPSDQHVDAHPQVHYFSIFIALCICTALSVLFDVVHLTPKLLVFFVLAVAIAKAMFVMTYFMHLKFEGKWKFIILAPTTILALGLVIALAPDMAMHYYASDAPQVRAFEAAAEGLNPPPPQTEPDQMSPGGAQN from the coding sequence ATGATTCACGAACCCTCCGATCAGCATGTGGATGCCCATCCGCAGGTGCATTACTTCTCGATCTTCATCGCGCTCTGCATCTGCACGGCGCTTTCGGTGCTGTTCGATGTCGTCCACCTGACGCCGAAGCTGCTCGTGTTCTTCGTGCTGGCGGTCGCCATCGCCAAAGCGATGTTCGTGATGACGTATTTCATGCATCTGAAATTCGAGGGAAAGTGGAAGTTCATTATCCTTGCCCCGACGACAATTCTGGCGCTGGGACTGGTGATTGCTCTCGCGCCGGACATGGCGATGCACTACTACGCGAGCGACGCTCCCCAGGTGCGAGCCTTCGAAGCCGCCGCGGAAGGCCTTAATCCGCCGCCGCCACAAACAGAACCCGATCAGATGTCCCCCGGCGGCGCACAGAATTAA
- a CDS encoding ABC transporter ATP-binding protein encodes MPAVVVDQLEYRYGERTALAGVSFDVAAGEIFGLLGPNGSGKTTLFRILSTLLPVQSGRVELGGHDVAKDPDAVRRLIGVTFQSPSLDVKLTVRENLVHQGHLYGLSGRALKQRCDEVLARMGVADREKEFAEKLSGGLKRRVEIAKCLLHAPQILLLDEPSTGLDPGARYELWKTLESLQREQGVTILVTTHLMEEAERCTRLAILDVGKLIALGKPDELREMVGGDSLTIQTDNPDVLARSLEERFGVKTNRFGPSIRIERERGHELLTEIATQYPGEFRSLTLGKPTLEDVFIKLTGRALETVEPEPAGKKKRKH; translated from the coding sequence ATGCCTGCTGTTGTTGTTGACCAGCTCGAATACCGTTACGGCGAGCGCACCGCGCTGGCCGGCGTCAGCTTCGACGTCGCCGCTGGCGAAATCTTCGGACTCCTCGGCCCTAACGGCAGCGGCAAAACGACTCTGTTTCGCATCCTCTCGACGCTGCTGCCTGTGCAGTCCGGCCGGGTGGAACTCGGCGGGCACGACGTGGCCAAAGATCCTGACGCCGTCCGCCGCTTGATCGGCGTCACGTTTCAATCCCCCAGCCTCGACGTGAAACTGACGGTCCGCGAAAACCTTGTCCATCAAGGCCACCTCTACGGGCTTTCCGGCCGCGCACTGAAACAGCGCTGCGATGAAGTGCTGGCCCGCATGGGTGTTGCCGACCGCGAAAAAGAATTCGCCGAGAAACTCTCAGGCGGCCTGAAGCGCCGCGTGGAAATTGCCAAATGCCTGCTGCACGCGCCGCAGATCCTCTTGCTCGATGAACCGAGTACCGGTCTCGATCCAGGCGCACGTTACGAGCTCTGGAAAACATTAGAGTCATTGCAGCGCGAACAAGGCGTCACGATTCTGGTCACCACTCACCTGATGGAAGAAGCAGAGCGTTGTACGCGTTTGGCGATTCTCGACGTCGGCAAGCTGATTGCCCTCGGCAAGCCGGACGAGCTCCGTGAGATGGTCGGCGGCGATAGCTTGACGATCCAGACAGACAATCCCGACGTGCTGGCCCGTTCGCTCGAAGAACGATTCGGAGTGAAAACGAATCGCTTCGGCCCCTCGATTCGAATTGAGCGCGAGCGCGGTCACGAACTGCTCACCGAAATTGCCACGCAGTATCCCGGCGAGTTCCGTTCGCTGACGCTCGGCAAGCCGACGCTGGAAGATGTGTTCATCAAACTCACAGGCCGGGCGCTGGAAACAGTCGAGCCGGAACCTGCTGGAAAGAAGAAGAGGAAGCACTGA
- a CDS encoding ABC transporter permease, whose amino-acid sequence MNNAPSIPQPKNAWLWASWTLAVREIVRFLRQRSRVTGAIGQPILFWILFGAGLAGSFQFGGTGEQSGISFQEYFLPGVAVLIVLFTSIFTSISVIQDRNEGFLQGVLVAPVPRSSIVMGKVLGGTALALLQAFLFILIAPLLQFVGLAPPMNLSVSPLVLLGAVLFLTLISLGLTALGYFFAWKIDSTQGYHAVMSLVLLPMWLLSGAFFPGTGSVWLSLLIRLNPLTYGVAGLRRVLNSSNAGMESLPPFWLCLTVTTAFALGMLAVDVWITRHDQAIK is encoded by the coding sequence ATGAACAATGCCCCTTCGATTCCTCAACCGAAAAATGCCTGGCTCTGGGCGTCGTGGACGCTGGCCGTCCGCGAAATCGTCCGCTTCCTCCGGCAACGGTCGCGCGTCACCGGCGCCATCGGGCAGCCGATTCTGTTCTGGATCCTGTTCGGGGCCGGCCTGGCAGGTTCGTTCCAGTTCGGCGGCACCGGCGAGCAGTCCGGCATCTCGTTTCAGGAGTACTTTCTCCCCGGCGTGGCGGTGCTGATCGTGCTATTCACCTCGATCTTCACTTCGATCTCGGTGATTCAAGACCGCAATGAAGGCTTCCTGCAGGGAGTGCTCGTCGCTCCGGTCCCGCGTTCATCGATCGTGATGGGCAAGGTGCTGGGAGGCACGGCACTCGCACTGCTGCAGGCGTTTCTGTTCATTCTCATTGCGCCATTGCTGCAGTTTGTGGGGCTTGCCCCGCCGATGAATCTCAGTGTTTCGCCGCTGGTCCTGCTGGGAGCGGTGCTGTTTCTGACATTGATTTCACTTGGACTCACCGCGCTCGGCTATTTCTTTGCGTGGAAGATCGATTCCACGCAGGGTTACCACGCCGTCATGAGCCTGGTGCTGCTGCCGATGTGGCTGCTGTCTGGGGCGTTCTTTCCCGGCACCGGCAGCGTCTGGCTGTCATTGCTGATTCGTTTGAATCCGCTGACCTACGGCGTGGCTGGCCTCCGCCGCGTTCTGAACTCCAGCAATGCCGGAATGGAATCGCTTCCGCCATTCTGGCTCTGCCTGACAGTGACGACCGCCTTCGCCCTGGGAATGCTAGCCGTGGACGTGTGGATCACCCGTCACGATCAGGCGATCAAATGA
- a CDS encoding DUF420 domain-containing protein, with protein sequence MTFATHRFLFVRCAALACGWLLLAGLVRGEEPAAAIVLEPGDNPPPFVQLAPNEAPVVWDAQRVGEFKLVDQLDQPVTRESLLGQPWVANFVFARCSFQCPATCRKIMDLNNEVADVPVRFVTITVDPAHDTVPIMREFADIWKAKPDRWLFCTGEPKQVWDLIRKGFKVAAWENAGTARMPGMEFAHSNHLIHVSKDGEILGRYDSAVDSELVTLKRVLKGQITTPLKFQPATLDALAQFKARQAEAAIPADPLDKLPGWAKRLPATNAALNSLATLLLLAGFFAIKAGAVGLHKRMMLTAFFVSIIFLVCYLTYHYALHEYAGIRGKPFPGTGTLKTVYYTILISHVILAATVPVLAIITIRNGLRAYPEGLAPQQLAELVAERKTHHRWAKVTFPIWLYVSVTGVIIYWMLYHL encoded by the coding sequence ATGACGTTTGCGACTCACAGATTCTTGTTCGTTCGCTGCGCCGCTCTGGCCTGTGGCTGGCTGCTGTTGGCTGGCCTGGTCCGTGGGGAAGAGCCGGCTGCGGCCATTGTGCTTGAACCGGGAGACAATCCTCCCCCGTTCGTACAACTCGCGCCGAATGAAGCTCCAGTGGTCTGGGACGCGCAGCGGGTGGGTGAGTTCAAACTGGTCGACCAGCTTGATCAGCCGGTGACGCGGGAATCTCTTTTGGGTCAGCCCTGGGTAGCCAACTTCGTCTTTGCCCGCTGCAGCTTTCAGTGCCCGGCCACCTGTCGCAAAATCATGGACCTGAATAACGAGGTCGCCGATGTGCCGGTCCGGTTTGTGACGATCACGGTCGATCCCGCGCATGACACCGTGCCGATCATGCGCGAGTTCGCCGACATTTGGAAAGCCAAGCCGGATCGCTGGCTGTTCTGCACCGGCGAGCCGAAACAGGTATGGGATCTCATCCGCAAAGGCTTCAAGGTTGCTGCCTGGGAGAACGCCGGCACCGCCCGCATGCCTGGGATGGAGTTCGCGCACAGCAATCACCTGATTCACGTCAGCAAGGACGGCGAAATCCTCGGCCGCTACGACAGCGCCGTCGACTCCGAACTGGTGACATTAAAACGCGTGCTGAAAGGGCAGATCACAACCCCGCTCAAATTCCAGCCGGCCACGCTCGATGCGCTGGCTCAGTTCAAAGCCCGTCAGGCGGAAGCGGCGATTCCGGCAGATCCGCTCGACAAGCTTCCCGGTTGGGCGAAACGTCTTCCCGCGACCAACGCCGCCCTCAACAGCCTGGCGACGTTGCTGTTGCTGGCAGGTTTCTTCGCGATCAAGGCGGGTGCCGTCGGCCTGCATAAGCGGATGATGCTGACCGCGTTTTTCGTCTCGATCATCTTTCTCGTCTGCTACCTGACGTACCACTACGCATTGCACGAATACGCTGGCATCCGCGGCAAGCCGTTCCCCGGCACAGGGACGCTGAAAACCGTCTATTACACAATCCTGATCAGCCACGTCATTCTCGCCGCCACAGTTCCCGTCCTGGCCATCATTACGATCCGCAACGGATTACGGGCTTACCCCGAAGGGCTTGCTCCGCAGCAACTGGCGGAACTGGTTGCGGAACGAAAAACCCACCATCGCTGGGCCAAAGTCACCTTTCCGATCTGGCTGTACGTCTCGGTAACAGGTGTCATCATTTACTGGATGCTGTATCATCTTTGA